Proteins encoded in a region of the Candidatus Brocadia sp. genome:
- a CDS encoding ABC transporter ATP-binding protein, producing MKIRLENLSKAYNHHSVVRNLTMDINSGEFLVVLGPSGSGKSTTLNMLAGLETPTSGCIFFHERVVNDVPPGKRDIALVFQNYALYPHMKGYDNIAFPLRIRKERDVHQKVLKTAEMLGLTGLLQKYPKELSGGERQRVALARALVRNPQVFLMDEPLSNLDARLRLSARGELKKLQRQRNVTTLYVTHDQTEALTLGDRIAIMDKGMLQQIGTPDEIYENPQNTFVACFVGTPPMNTAPVNIRNTHSFILGDSIIEFPAHIPAKQNLILGVRPEKLTLTTGKPLSVKGTSSSFTIPGTVEHEEYLGHESISHVKIASNIIWYVKSFLNGIKTGERVSLRFSPDDIHWFDPITGARIDDAGNIGRNTSFSCRSEISGTPGDANGL from the coding sequence ATGAAAATAAGACTGGAAAACCTTTCAAAGGCATACAATCACCATTCCGTCGTGAGAAACTTAACTATGGATATAAACAGCGGGGAATTTCTTGTTGTCCTGGGTCCCAGCGGAAGCGGGAAATCCACCACGTTAAACATGCTCGCAGGTTTAGAAACACCTACATCCGGATGCATTTTCTTTCATGAGCGTGTCGTTAACGATGTCCCTCCCGGAAAAAGAGATATTGCCCTGGTCTTCCAGAATTATGCCTTATATCCTCACATGAAGGGGTACGATAATATCGCTTTCCCACTAAGAATCAGAAAAGAAAGGGATGTACACCAGAAGGTTCTTAAAACGGCTGAAATGTTAGGGTTAACCGGCTTGTTACAAAAGTACCCAAAAGAGCTTTCGGGTGGAGAGAGACAGCGGGTGGCACTGGCAAGGGCCCTTGTCCGCAATCCACAAGTCTTTCTCATGGATGAGCCCCTGAGTAACCTCGATGCACGTCTTCGGCTTTCGGCACGCGGAGAGCTAAAGAAACTTCAAAGACAACGGAATGTTACGACCCTCTATGTTACCCATGATCAGACCGAAGCGCTTACCCTGGGAGATCGCATAGCCATCATGGACAAAGGCATGTTACAACAGATTGGTACTCCTGATGAGATATACGAGAATCCCCAGAATACCTTTGTTGCGTGTTTTGTCGGAACCCCACCCATGAACACGGCGCCAGTAAACATCCGCAATACTCACTCCTTTATCCTGGGGGATAGTATCATTGAATTTCCTGCTCATATACCGGCGAAACAGAATCTTATTCTGGGTGTACGGCCGGAAAAATTAACCCTAACGACTGGAAAACCCTTGTCAGTGAAAGGAACAAGTTCATCTTTTACCATACCTGGTACAGTCGAGCATGAAGAATATCTTGGTCATGAATCAATAAGCCATGTCAAAATTGCCTCAAACATCATCTGGTACGTAAAAAGTTTTTTAAATGGAATAAAAACAGGTGAACGGGTAAGCTTGAGATTCTCTCCAGATGATATTCATTGGTTTGATCCGATAACGGGGGCAAGGATAGATGATGCAGGGAATATTGGCAGAAATACATCTTTCTCCTGCCGGTCCGAGATATCAGGAACGCCGGGAGATGCAAATGGTCTATAA